A genomic segment from Nodularia sphaerocarpa UHCC 0038 encodes:
- a CDS encoding succinate dehydrogenase/fumarate reductase flavoprotein subunit, whose product MLEHDVIIVGGGLAGCRAAMEIARTDPSLNVALVAKTHPIRSHSVAAQGGMAASLKNVDSEDSWEAHAFDTVKGSDYLADQDAVAILAQEAPDVVIDLEHIGVLFSRLPDGRIAQRAFGGHSHDRTCYAADKTGHAILHELVNNLRRYGVHIYEEWYVMRLILESGEAKGVVMFHLLDGHIEVLRAKAVMFATGGYGRVYNTTSNDYASTGDGLAMTAIAGLPLEDMEFVQFHPTGLYPVGVLISEAVRGEGAYLINSEGDRFMKNYAPSRMELAPRDITSRAISYEIRAGRGVHPDGSAGGPCVYLDLRHMGKEKIMSRVPFCWEEAHRLVGVDAVTQPMPIRPTNHYCMGGIPVNTDGRVRSSGENLVEAFFAAGETACVSVHGANRLGSNSLLECIVYGKRTGAAIAQYVQNRKLPSVNEEHYLQEAQQQIQTLIEQPGKYRINQIRQAFQDCMTECCAVFRTEEVMREGWQKITDLEHKYPQIYLDDKGSCWNTELVEALELRNLMVVGQTILASALNRQESRGAHFREDYPQRDDTNFLQHTMAYYSPAGIDIQYRPVVINMFEPKERKY is encoded by the coding sequence TCGGTAGCCGCTCAAGGTGGAATGGCGGCTTCTCTGAAAAATGTTGATTCTGAAGATAGTTGGGAAGCACACGCTTTTGATACTGTCAAGGGTTCTGATTATTTAGCAGACCAAGACGCGGTGGCTATTCTGGCTCAGGAAGCCCCAGATGTGGTAATTGATCTGGAACATATCGGGGTTTTATTTTCGCGTTTACCTGATGGTCGCATTGCTCAACGGGCTTTTGGGGGACATTCTCACGATCGCACTTGCTACGCTGCGGATAAAACTGGTCACGCGATTCTCCACGAGTTGGTTAACAACCTGCGGCGTTATGGGGTGCATATCTATGAAGAATGGTATGTAATGCGCTTGATTTTAGAATCAGGTGAGGCCAAGGGTGTGGTGATGTTTCACCTGTTAGATGGGCATATAGAGGTGCTGCGGGCGAAGGCGGTGATGTTTGCCACTGGTGGCTATGGTCGCGTTTATAATACGACTTCTAATGATTATGCTTCTACGGGTGACGGTTTGGCGATGACGGCGATCGCAGGTTTACCCCTAGAAGATATGGAATTTGTCCAGTTTCACCCCACTGGTTTGTATCCGGTAGGAGTGCTGATTTCGGAAGCTGTGCGGGGCGAAGGCGCGTATTTAATTAATAGTGAAGGCGATCGCTTCATGAAAAACTACGCACCCAGTCGCATGGAATTAGCTCCTCGTGATATTACCTCACGAGCGATCTCTTACGAAATTCGCGCCGGTCGTGGAGTTCATCCTGATGGAAGTGCAGGCGGTCCCTGTGTCTATCTTGACCTGCGACACATGGGTAAAGAAAAAATCATGAGTCGTGTTCCCTTCTGTTGGGAAGAAGCCCACCGCTTAGTCGGTGTTGATGCTGTAACTCAACCGATGCCGATTCGCCCCACAAATCACTATTGTATGGGTGGTATCCCAGTGAACACTGATGGACGAGTTCGCAGCAGTGGGGAGAATTTAGTTGAAGCCTTTTTTGCTGCTGGTGAAACAGCTTGTGTGTCTGTACATGGTGCGAATCGCCTCGGTAGTAATTCCCTGCTAGAATGTATAGTTTATGGTAAGCGCACTGGGGCGGCGATCGCTCAATATGTGCAGAATCGTAAATTACCTTCTGTCAACGAAGAACACTACCTCCAAGAAGCCCAGCAACAAATCCAAACTTTAATAGAACAGCCTGGGAAATATCGAATTAACCAAATTCGTCAAGCCTTCCAAGATTGTATGACAGAATGCTGTGCGGTGTTCCGTACTGAAGAAGTAATGCGTGAAGGCTGGCAAAAAATCACCGATTTAGAACATAAATATCCGCAAATTTATTTAGACGATAAAGGTAGCTGCTGGAATACAGAACTTGTAGAAGCCCTAGAATTACGCAATTTAATGGTGGTAGGACAGACAATTCTCGCCTCAGCCTTGAATCGCCAAGAAAGTCGCGGCGCACACTTCCGCGAAGATTATCCCCAGCGAGATGATACTAATTTTCTGCAACATACAATGGCTTATTATTCACCAGCAGGTATTGATATTCAATATCGCCCAGTGGTGATTAATATGTTTGAGCCAAAAGAGCGAAAGTATTAG